CCCACAAGCGATGATGCCAGATTGAACTTTTTGAACATTTTTAATTGGTGCCTAATTAATTGGAATTAGTGCCTTGAGAATACAGAGGTCAAAAGGTAAGGAAttttatctttttcaactttttaaaaaaatgtaTGAATAGTTAGAAGGAGAAGGGATAGaaccttttgaattttctaGGTCCTTatataatttcaaataatcgACCTCTCacaaaagaataaaaaaaaaaaaaaaatagttGGAAGACCAGAAAGCTTTGTGGTACTGCAATCTTGATTGAGGGTCCTTCTGCTTGAAGCTTGACTAATTTAATTGAAAATTCATATTTACATGACACAAAATATCGTGGAATGGGTAGAATAAAAATAGTGATTCGATTCAAGTAAAAATTCAGAAGACATTTTTGAACTGTTGAACAATGCTTGCTTTCACAGCATTAGGGGAAGCTTTCCATTCAGAATTTACAGTTTTCCAATCGATCTTACCAAAGGCTTGCTTCATCTGTAAAGTGGGTTCCTTTtccttcaaattttttaacaATTGTAAGACTTTTGAGTCAATTTCCTCTTTAGAGGCCACAGGTAAGGCACTCCTGTACTGCTCAATAATCCCCATTTCATGTTGTTCTTTAGCCACTAAATCTTCCCTTTTATTGGCTAAAAACTCTGTGATAGAGTCTTTCCTCTGACTA
The genomic region above belongs to Zygosaccharomyces rouxii strain CBS732 chromosome F complete sequence and contains:
- the AIM41 gene encoding Aim41p (similar to Q12032 YOR215C uniprot|Q12032 Saccharomyces cerevisiae Hypothetical ORF), which produces MFRRAAFIKPRLTGFIRFNSTESYNAALGGLKKDLKQAMLAKDELKKTTIRGLLSTIKNKEIDNKDKTLDEFTLFDLYSKLISQRKDSITEFLANKREDLVAKEQHEMGIIEQYRSALPVASKEEIDSKVLQLLKNLKEKEPTLQMKQAFGKIDWKTVNSEWKASPNAVKASIVQQFKNVF